In Polaribacter pacificus, the genomic window AATGCTAAAGGACATACCTTGGTGATTCCTAAAAAAGAAGTGGATAAGCTTTTTGATTTGGATGCTGAAACCTATGTAGGATTGATGCAGTTTGCGCATAAGGTAGCCAAAGCCTTAGAAAAAACCATTGATTGTAATAGAGTTGGGATGACTGTGGTTGGCTTAGAAGTGCCACATGCTCATGTGCATCTAATTCCGATTAATCGAGTTTCTGATATCAATTTTACCAGTAAGAAACTAGCAATGCAGCAGGAAGATTTTGTAAAATTGGCTAAAGAAATTTCAAGGAATTTTGAAAGCTAATACTCTAGCTTAATTTTAAAAAACAAAAAAAGCTAACACCGTTGTAGGTGCTAGCTTTTTTTAAAAGTTTAATTTTTGTACTACTTAATAATGCTTATGGTTTCATCATAATCATCTTTACCAAATTCATGCTCCCAAACGAGTTGGTCATTAAACCAAATTTTTTGTTTTATGACGCTTCCTTGTTCTCTAAGGTATTCTGTTTTTATTGTGTCTCTGTCAGTATCATTCCATTGTATGTAAGAAATTGGGTAATCTACTGAACTGTCTAAACTCATTCCTAATCCAAATTTATAGAGGCCATCTTCTTGAGTTATCGTAAAAAACTTAGGATTGTCTAAATTAGAATCATACATTAATTTCTCTACTCCATTAATTATATGATAAATCTTAATTTCATTTTCTTTATAAGCATTTGGAGTGTTTGGATCAACTAAATTATTTCCTTGGCTGTCTTTTACATAAAACCAAGCACCTGATTCATTTACACCTCCATAATTTGGAGTGTCGTTTTTTGTACACGAAAAAATAAGTGTACAAGCGAGTAGTAAAATTGTTTTTTTCATAGAGATAGGTTTTAATTATATTGTATGGAGCAATAATAATAATAATAATAATAATAATCAAGTAATCTGTTTAAAATCATTGATTTACATGTAAAATGCTTAGCTTAAAAAGCGCTCAGTAAAACAATTTTAAAGGTTGTTCCTGTTTTAGTATTTGATTTTTGCACAAAGATTTTCCCGTTGTGGTATTCTTCAACGATGCGCTTAGACAAGGATAAGCCCAGGCCCCAGCCGCGTTTTTTTGTGGTGAACCCAGGTTTAAATATCTGCTTAAATTGTGATTTTGGGATCCCTTTTCCGGTATCAGAAATGCTAATCTCAATGCGTTTTCCTTGGAGGCTTATTGCTAGTGTTAACAGACCTTTCCCCTTCATGGCATCAATGGCATTTTTTATTAAATTTTCTATGACCCAACCAAACAATTCAACATTTATTTTTGAGTAGAGAACCTCTTTTTGAGCATCAAATTTAAAATCGATTTGTTTTGAAGTTCTGTTT contains:
- a CDS encoding HIT family protein, yielding MSSIFTKIIKGEIPSYKIAEDERFYAFLDINPNAKGHTLVIPKKEVDKLFDLDAETYVGLMQFAHKVAKALEKTIDCNRVGMTVVGLEVPHAHVHLIPINRVSDINFTSKKLAMQQEDFVKLAKEISRNFES